The nucleotide sequence ACGTATCTCGGCGACACGTTCGTGACGGAGACGTCATGATGCTCGAGGTCCACGAGCTGGACGTGTGGTACGGCGACTTTCAAGTCCTCTGGGCCGTGTCGCTCACCGTCCAGGCCGGGGAGATCGTCGCGCTGCTCGGACCCAACGGGGCGGGCAAGAGCACGGCGATGAACGCGATCTCCGGGCTTGCCCGCCCGCGGCGCGGGACGATCCGCTTCGACCGCCGCTCGCTCGAGACCGAGCCGGCATACGCCCGCGCGCGGGTCGGGCTGGTCCACGTGCTCGAGCGGCGCCACGTATTCCCGCACCTCACGGTGCTCGAGAACCTCGTGGTCGGCTCGGTCGTGCCGCGATCGCGCGGCGCCCGCGCCGAGACGCTCGATGAGGTGTTTTCGCTCTTCCCGGTGCTGCAGGAGCGAAGGCAGCAGCGTGCGGGCACGCTGTCCGGGGGCGAGCAGCAGATGGTCGCCATTGGCCGCGGCCTGATGGGCCGGCCACGGCTGCTGATGCTGGACGAGCCGATGCTCGGGCTGTCGCCGAGATATCAGGCGGTCATCAGGGACACGATCCGGACCATCAACGCGCGAGGGGTCACCATCTTGATGATCGAGCAGCACGTGCAGGACACGCTCGGCGTGGCGCATCGCGCCTACGTGCTGGAGAGCGGGCGCGTGGCGATCGACGGGAGCAGCCAGTCGCTCCTCGCGTCGGCCAAGGTGCGCGAGATCTTCATGGGGACGTGAGGAGGGAGGCGCGGATGGGCACGGAAACGACGGACCACGGCACGATCACCGACGCGGCGCTCGACGAGCTCCGCTCGCGACTCGGCAAGGAGCTGCGACACCTCAGGCGGTCAGCGGTCGTCACCGACGAGTGGATCGAGCGGTACGCGTTCGCCATCGGCGATCAACACCCGCTCTGGACCGACCGGACGTACGCGGAACTCAGCCCGCACCGCAGTCTGCTGGCACCGCCGACGATGGTCTACGTGCTGAGCGGCTGGGACATCGGCACCGGGTTGCCCGGGGTCCACGGGATGTTCGTGCGCAGCCATCTCGAGTGGTCCCGACCGATTCGCGAGGGCGACCGGCTCCTCAGCGTGGGGCGGCTCTACGAGGTGACGGAGCGGCCCAGTCGGTTCGCCGGCCGCTCGGTGCTCCAGGGCACCGAAACGGTGTTCTCGGACGCGGAGGGTGCGGCCGTCTGTCGGGCCCGCAACTGGAACCTCCGCACCGAGCGGGGAGAGGCACGGCGCCGGGGCACCGTGGCGCGCAAGGAAAAACACACGTACACGGCCGAGGACCGGGCGCGGATCGAACGGGATGTCTTCCGGGAGACCATCCGCGGGGATCTGCCGCGCCGGTGGGCCGACACGCACGTCGGCGAGGTGCTGCCCGCGGTCGTCAAGGGCCCGCTCACGGTCACCGACATGGTCGGCTACATGCGCGGCGGATTCGGCGGCATCGCTCACGGTTTCTTCATGTACACCCACGGACTCGGCACGGCGTTCCGCCGTCGCCATCCGAGCGCGGTCATGTGGACGTCGCTGGGCATCGCGGATTCGCCGGAGGCGGTGCACTGGGACGACGAGCTCGCACGCGCGGCCGGCGTGCCGGCGGCGTACGACCTTGGGCCGCAGCGGATCGCGTGGATGGCGACTGTCGTCACGAACTGGATGGGCGACACCGCGTTCCTCCGCTCGCTCGATAGCCATCTCAAGAAGTTCGTGATCATGGCAGACACCGTCTGGTGCCGTGGCGTGGTCACGGGAAAGCAGCGAGACGGTGAGCGCGGGCTGGTGACGGTCGGGCTCGAGGCGATGAACCAGCTCGGCGAGCTCGTCGCCGTCGCCGAGGCGGTCGTGGAGCTTCCGGAATGACGGAGCTGGCGGCGAAAGAGGCGCGCTGCGTCGGCGTGGTCGATGGTGGGATGTTCGTGACCGAGGCGGGGGAGACCGTCGTGCTCGCCCGGGTCCGCGTGCCGCGAATGGGACTCCCCGGCGGCGCCGTTCTCCGGATGCTCGTTCAGCGCGTGGTCCAGGATCGTGACGTTCAGCTCGAAGCAGTCGGGAGAGACCACGCCGGACACGTCATCGCGGAGGTCTGGGTCGACGGTCGGAACGTGAACGACTACATGCTCCAGTGTGTCACGGAATGCGGCTATGGGCACGAGCGCGGTTGACCTGAGCGTCCTCGACGGTGTCCGTGCCGTCGAGTGCGCCTGGGGTGTGGCCGCGGCCTTTTGCGGGCACGCGCTCGCCGAGCTCGGAGCGGATGTCGTGTCGATCCGCGGAGCCGATGCCCCCTCCGGGGAGGTCTCCGCGCTCGGGGCGCTCAAGCGGCACGTGCGCGCCGACCTCCGGACCCCGGAGGGCGTGCGAGACGTCGAGCGACTCGTCGCGAGGGCTGACGTGTTCATCGAGGAGCGTGCGCCGCTCGGCTGGCCGGCAGGGGATCCCCTCGGGCCGCGGCTCGCGGCGTGTCAGCCGGCGCTGCTGTCCGTCTGCCTGTCCCCGTTCGGTCTCACTGGACCGAGAGCCGAGGCGTCCGCGTACCCGCTCAACGTCTACCACGCCAGCGGGTATGCCCAGCAGATCCCGCGGGACGCGCTGTGGCCCGAGTATCTCGTCCGGCCGCCCGTGCAAGCCGGCGGCCGCTGGGGTGAGGCGCAAGCTGGCCTCCTGGCTGCCGTCGCCACCGTGGCGTGTCTCATCCGTGCGGACGGGCCGGCTGGCGGCGTCATCGACTGCTCGAAGCAGGACGCGCTCGTCAGCATGAACTGGACCGAGATCGTGCGTTACCTGAACGAGGGCCGGACGGTGACCCGGCTCGAACCCTGGGTCACGTTCGTCGGCGGCGTTCTGCCGGCGAGCGATGGCTACGTGCAGATCACGATCATGGAGGATCACCAGTGGCGGTCGGCGATGGAGCTGCTCGGTGATCCGGAATGGGCGCGGGCGCCCGAGCTGTCGACCCAGCCGGGCCGTCTCGGCGCCTGGCAAGACGTGGCCAAGCGCCTGGCGAACGAGACGAGGCGGCATAGCCGGACGGATCTCTATCGTCGGGGCCAGGCGCTCGGCCTGCCGATCGCTCCGGTGTTCACGCTGGGCGACGTCCTCGCGGACGAGAGCCTCGAGCGACGAGGCGTGTGGCGCACCGTGACGACACCGTCAGGAGAGCAGCTCCGGTTGCCGCGGTGGTCGACGTCCGTCCGCCATCGTGCGCCGGGGGCGCCACCGCGACCCGCGGCCGTCACGCCGGAAGCGGGCCGCCCATGAAGCGCCCATACACCGGACTCCGCGTCGTCGAGGTCGGCGACCGCCTCGGTGCGGCGTACGGCGCGCGCCTTCTTGCTGACCTCGGCGCCGACGTCGTGAAGATCGAACCGCCTTCAGGGTCCTCCGTGCGCCGGTACGGGCCGTTTCCCGACGGCACGCACGACCCCGAATCGAGCGGGCTCTTCATCTTGTTGAACGCGGGCAAGCGCAGTGTCGTGTTGGACCTCTCCGCGGCAGAGCCGCGCGAGAGCCTGCGCGCGCTGATCGGCACCGCCGACGTGCTCGTGACGGGTCTCCGGCGCGCCGCGCTCGATGAGATCGGGCTCACGGACGCCTCGCTGTCAGCGGGGCACCCGACGCTCATCATGGCGGCCGTCACGGCATTCGGCCTCACCGGGCCGTACCGTGATTTCGAAGGCTCGGAGCTCGTGACCGCGGCATTCAGCGGCGTGGTGCGGCGCATCGGACATCCGGATCGCGAACCCCTGACACTGCCGCTCGCGCAGGCCGCCTATCAGGCCGGACTCGCTGCGGCCAGTGGCATCACGTGCGCCCTGCTCTCGCGCCGCCGATCCGGCCAGGGCCAAGTCGTCGACGTGTCCGAGGCAGAGGTCTTCGCGACCGTCCACGCCGGGTTCTCGGTGACTCGGTATCAGCTTGCCGGGCATCTCGAGCGGCGAGCCGGCCACCGCTTCGCCAATCAGCCGTATCCGCAGACGGTCTTGCCCTGCAAGGACGGCTACGTCGAGCTGAACTGCCCCGAAGGCCGGGAGTGGGCGCGCTTCGTCGAGATGATCGGCAGCCCCGAGTGGACCCGGAACCCGAGGTACGCGAACCGCACGAAGAACAACGTGGAGTACGCGGACGAGCTCGATGCGCTGCTTCTGCCCTGGCTCGGCCGTCACACCCGGGCCGAGATCTTCGCGATGAGCCGCGAGCGGCACATCGCATGTGGTCCCGTGCGCCTCGTGGACGAGGTGCTGGCGGATGAGCAGCTCGCCGAGCGCGAGTTCTTCTGCACGGTCGATGTTCCGGGCGGCAAGCAGATCACGATTCCTGGCTTTCCCGCGCGCTTCTCGCGAACGCCGGCCCAGGTCGGCGGGCCGGCGCCACGTCTGGGCGAGCACACCGCTGAAGTGCTGGCCGAGCTGAGGTGATGCCGTGGGACTGTTTCAGGGGTCGGAGCGGAGCAGACGACGAAGGAGGGCTGAAGTGCTGGCCGAGCTGAGGTGATGCCGTGGGACCGTTGAGCGGATTTCGAGTGGTCGACAGGGGCTGGGTCTGGGCCGGCGCGATCCCGGGCCAGCTCCTCGCGGACATGGGCGCCGAAGTGATCAAGGTCGAATCGCGGCGGCGTCTCGACTACATGCGCCAGGGCAAGCCGCTGATCGGAACGAATCCGGACCCGGAGCAGAATCCGTGGTTCCACGCCCTGAATCGCAACAAGAAGAGCATCACGGTGAACCTCGGATCGCCGCGCGGCGTGGAATTGCTGCGCGAAGTCGTCCGGCGCAGCGACGTGCTGCTCGAGAACTTCACGCCGGGCTTCATGCACCGCATCGGTTTCGACTACGCGGCGCTCGCCGAGATCCATCCGCGGCTGGTGATGCTGTCGCTGTCCGGGGTGGGGCAGTCCGGGCCGCTGCGCGAGATGCCGGCGTATGCGCCGCTGATGGCCGGCATGTCGGGACTCGACAGCCTGGTCGGCTACCCCGGCGAGCGCGTGCTGGGCATCCAGCAACCCTACGCCGACTCGAATGCGGGCGTGTGGGCGGCGTTCGCGGTCCTGGCGGCGCTGTTCCACCGGGAGCAGACGGGTGAGGGCCAGCACGTCGACGTCTCCGAGCTCGAGGCCGGCGTGTCGGTGATCGGAGAGGCGATCGTGGAGTACGGTCTCACCGGGGTGGTTCCGGCACCGTGCGGCAACGACCGGCGCGGCTATGCACCACACGGACACTACCCCTGCGCCGGCGTTGACGTGTGGATTGCCATCTCGGTGGCGTCCGACGCGGAGTGGGCGGGCTGCTGCCGGGCGCTCGAGACGGTGGAGCTTGGCGCCGCGCCGCGGTTCGCGACGGCGGAGGGCCGGTGGGAGCACCGGCGGGAACTCGATCGGGAGATCGCGCGTCACACCCGCAAGTTCGAGGCGATGCCGTTGATGCACCGGCTCCAGGCGGAGCACGTGGCGGCCGCGCCGATCATGGGACCGGCCGCGCTCGCCGAGGACCCGCATCTCCGCGCTCGGGGAGCGTTCGCGGAGGTCCATCACCCCGTCCTCGGCCGGGAACTCGTCTATGGTCCGGCGTGGACGCTGAGTGGAACGCCCGGCGGTGTCGACCGGCATGCGCCGCTGCTCGGCGAGCACAACGCGGAGATCTTCGGCTCGCTGCTCGGCCTGACCGCCGACGAGGTCGCCGCGCTCGAGCGCGAGGGCGTGCTGTCGTGAGCGACGCCGGGCGGCCGCTGGCGGGTCTTCGCGTGCTCGACTTCACGTGGGCAGCGATGGGCCCGTACGCCGGATACCTGCTGGGCGGGCTCGGGGCCGAGGTCATCCACGTGGGACGGCCCGACGCTCAACAGAGCGGACGGGCGACGGCGGCGCTCTACCAGGAGCTCAACTCCGGCAAGATCTGCGTGCGCATCGACGTCAAGCGTGCCGGCGGCCAGGCCCTCGTGCGCCGCATGGCCTCCAAAGCCGACGTGTTCCTGGAGAACTTCCGTCCAGGGGTCGTCGAGCGACTTGGCCTCGGCTACGACGATCTGAGCCGGGACAACGCGCGCCTCGTGATGGTGTCGGCATCCTCCGTCGGACGTGAACGGACGGAGGGCGACGACGTCGGCTATGCGCCGATCTTCTGCGCCCTGTCCGGGGTGGCGCATCTGACCGGCCATCCTGACGCTCCGCCGGTCGAGATCCGTCACCCTGCCGACCTCACCGGTGGCGCCGTGGTCGTCCTGGCGGCGCTGGCGGGGCTCGCGCGTCGCCGGCGAACCGGGACGGGGTGCTATGTCGATCTCGCTGCCCGCGAGGCTCTGCTGTGGACGCTGGCGCCCGCGCTCGCGGCGTCGCAGGCCGACCCCGCGACCGACCGGCGGATGGGGAACGCGCATGCGCGGCACGTTCCGCACGGCGTGTTCCAGTGCGCGGGCCAGAACCGGTGGGTCAGCATCGCCGTGGGGAGCGACGAGGAGTGGCGGCGGTTCTGCGACGCGCTCGGCCGGCGCGAGCTCTCCGACGATGCGCGCTTCGCAACGGAGCCGGATCGCGGGGCGCACCGCGAGGAGGTGGACCGGATCGTCGACGAGTGGGCGAGTCAGCGCAGCGTCGAGACGGCGGCCGCGACTCTGCAGGCGGCGCGAGTGGCCGCCGTTCCGTCCATGACGAACCGGGACGTGTGCGAGGACGCCCACATCCGCGCCCGTGGCGTCCTGGATCACGTCGACCTCGGCGACGTCCGCCGGTGGTTTGCGACGCCGCCCTGGGTCTTCGCCGGCACGCCGCGGCGGCTTCCCGAGACGCTGACGGGGGCCGAGGCTCGTCGGCACGCGTTCGGAACGGTTCTCGGGCTCGACGATGCGACGATCGCCGGGCTCGAGGCCGACCAGGTCATCGGCTGACGTGGGGGCGAAGAGGGGCTACCTTGACAGGAGGTGGATGAGATGACTCGGCGCTACATCGTCGGCATGGTGACGGCAATCCTGGCACTGTGGGGGCTCGCGCTCGAAGCATCGGCGGGCTCCAAGTGGGATCTGGTCCTCTACGTGGGCATCACGCACCCGGTGGCTCAGTACTTCAAGGAGTTCGCCGGCGAGGTGAAGAAGCGGACGCGCGGCGAGCTCGAGATTGTCGTGCGCCCCAGTGGTGAGCTGCCCTACAAGATCACCGAGATCGCGCGCGTGGTGGGGCAGGGCCCCCCGCCGCCGAGTCGCCACAGGGGCGCGCCCTGATGGCGCCTTACTGGGACCAGTGGGCGAAGGACTTGGGGCCTGCGGCCGGCGAGGCGCTGGGCGGCGTCCGCAAGATCCTGGGCAAGTGAGCGGGAGGCGAGCATGAGACCGAATCACGCGAAGCGACGCGCGCACGAGGGACGGGCCGTGTTCGGGTCTTTCGTGTTCTGCCGGGAGCCGGCGCACGTGGAGATCCTGGGCCTGGCCGGGTACGACTTCGTGATCATCGACACGGAGCACGCGGCACTGGACATGGCCGATGTGGAGCGCCTCGTGATCGCGGCGGACGCAGCCGCGATCACGCCCATCGTGCGAGTGGCGAAGGCGGATCCGCAGCTCATCGGCCGCGTGCTGGACCTCGGCGCCCAGGGGATCCTGCTCGCGCATCTCGGGAGCAGGGAAGATGCGGAACGGATCGGCCAGGCGGTGCGCTACGCCTCGGCCGGGATCCGCGGCGCCTGCTCGGCGGTGCGCGCGACCGGCTATTCCGCCACGCCCTTCGACCTCCACGTCAAGCAGACGGCAGAGGAGGTATGGGTGCTGGGGCTCATCGAGGACGCTGCCGCTGCCGACGCCATCGAGGACATCCTCGCCGGAGGGTACGTGGATGCCGTCATGCCCGGTCCGGGCGACCTGTCGACCTCGCTGGGCGTGCCGGGGCAGTTCACGCATCCCGAAGTGACGAAGCGCGTGGACCGGGTCATCGAGGCAGCCGGCAAGGCGTCGGTCACCGCCGCCATGTACGTGTCCGACCCGGCGGAGGCGGAACAGTGGATGGCCAGGGGCGCGCGCATGATCATCTACAGCGTTGACGCGAAGATTCTCTACCAGGCGTACCGGCGCGCGCTGGAGCAGATGCGGAAGTGAAGTACGACCTCCTGGTCCGCGGCGGCACGCTGGTGGACCCGGGCCAGGGCATCTCGGCACCCCGGGACGTCGCGTTCCACGCAGGCCGGGTGGCCGCGGTCATGCCGACGCTGTCGCCCGGAGATGCTGCCGAGGTGATCGATGCGACCGGTGGCATCGTGGCTCCCGGGCTGATCGACATCCACACCCACGTCTACCACGGCGTGTTCCACGCCGCCGCCCACGCGGATCGGGCGGCGCTGGCGAGCGGCGTGACCACCGTGGTCGACGCGGGCAGCAGCGGGTGGTCGACGTTTCCGGGATTCCGCGATTACGTGCTGCCGACCTACCGGACGCGCGTCTTCGCCTTCCTGCATATCGGCGCCGCCGGGCTCACGCTCGTGCCCATGGCGCCCGAGCTGCAGGATATCCGCCTTGCGCAGGTCGACGAGGCCGTCCGCGCCGTTCGCGAGAACCCCGATCTGATCTGCGGCGTCAAGGTGCGGATCACCCACGCCGCGACCGGCCAGGACAACCGCGATAACGCGCGCGAGGCGCTGCGGCGGGCCCGACAGGCGGCCGATCTGGC is from Candidatus Rokuibacteriota bacterium and encodes:
- a CDS encoding ABC transporter ATP-binding protein; the encoded protein is MLEVHELDVWYGDFQVLWAVSLTVQAGEIVALLGPNGAGKSTAMNAISGLARPRRGTIRFDRRSLETEPAYARARVGLVHVLERRHVFPHLTVLENLVVGSVVPRSRGARAETLDEVFSLFPVLQERRQQRAGTLSGGEQQMVAIGRGLMGRPRLLMLDEPMLGLSPRYQAVIRDTIRTINARGVTILMIEQHVQDTLGVAHRAYVLESGRVAIDGSSQSLLASAKVREIFMGT
- a CDS encoding CoA transferase; translation: MSDAGRPLAGLRVLDFTWAAMGPYAGYLLGGLGAEVIHVGRPDAQQSGRATAALYQELNSGKICVRIDVKRAGGQALVRRMASKADVFLENFRPGVVERLGLGYDDLSRDNARLVMVSASSVGRERTEGDDVGYAPIFCALSGVAHLTGHPDAPPVEIRHPADLTGGAVVVLAALAGLARRRRTGTGCYVDLAAREALLWTLAPALAASQADPATDRRMGNAHARHVPHGVFQCAGQNRWVSIAVGSDEEWRRFCDALGRRELSDDARFATEPDRGAHREEVDRIVDEWASQRSVETAAATLQAARVAAVPSMTNRDVCEDAHIRARGVLDHVDLGDVRRWFATPPWVFAGTPRRLPETLTGAEARRHAFGTVLGLDDATIAGLEADQVIG
- a CDS encoding MaoC family dehydratase N-terminal domain-containing protein, producing MGTETTDHGTITDAALDELRSRLGKELRHLRRSAVVTDEWIERYAFAIGDQHPLWTDRTYAELSPHRSLLAPPTMVYVLSGWDIGTGLPGVHGMFVRSHLEWSRPIREGDRLLSVGRLYEVTERPSRFAGRSVLQGTETVFSDAEGAAVCRARNWNLRTERGEARRRGTVARKEKHTYTAEDRARIERDVFRETIRGDLPRRWADTHVGEVLPAVVKGPLTVTDMVGYMRGGFGGIAHGFFMYTHGLGTAFRRRHPSAVMWTSLGIADSPEAVHWDDELARAAGVPAAYDLGPQRIAWMATVVTNWMGDTAFLRSLDSHLKKFVIMADTVWCRGVVTGKQRDGERGLVTVGLEAMNQLGELVAVAEAVVELPE
- a CDS encoding CoA transferase, whose translation is MSGFRVVDRGWVWAGAIPGQLLADMGAEVIKVESRRRLDYMRQGKPLIGTNPDPEQNPWFHALNRNKKSITVNLGSPRGVELLREVVRRSDVLLENFTPGFMHRIGFDYAALAEIHPRLVMLSLSGVGQSGPLREMPAYAPLMAGMSGLDSLVGYPGERVLGIQQPYADSNAGVWAAFAVLAALFHREQTGEGQHVDVSELEAGVSVIGEAIVEYGLTGVVPAPCGNDRRGYAPHGHYPCAGVDVWIAISVASDAEWAGCCRALETVELGAAPRFATAEGRWEHRRELDREIARHTRKFEAMPLMHRLQAEHVAAAPIMGPAALAEDPHLRARGAFAEVHHPVLGRELVYGPAWTLSGTPGGVDRHAPLLGEHNAEIFGSLLGLTADEVAALEREGVLS
- a CDS encoding CoA transferase, producing the protein MKRPYTGLRVVEVGDRLGAAYGARLLADLGADVVKIEPPSGSSVRRYGPFPDGTHDPESSGLFILLNAGKRSVVLDLSAAEPRESLRALIGTADVLVTGLRRAALDEIGLTDASLSAGHPTLIMAAVTAFGLTGPYRDFEGSELVTAAFSGVVRRIGHPDREPLTLPLAQAAYQAGLAAASGITCALLSRRRSGQGQVVDVSEAEVFATVHAGFSVTRYQLAGHLERRAGHRFANQPYPQTVLPCKDGYVELNCPEGREWARFVEMIGSPEWTRNPRYANRTKNNVEYADELDALLLPWLGRHTRAEIFAMSRERHIACGPVRLVDEVLADEQLAEREFFCTVDVPGGKQITIPGFPARFSRTPAQVGGPAPRLGEHTAEVLAELR
- a CDS encoding CoA transferase, whose protein sequence is MGTSAVDLSVLDGVRAVECAWGVAAAFCGHALAELGADVVSIRGADAPSGEVSALGALKRHVRADLRTPEGVRDVERLVARADVFIEERAPLGWPAGDPLGPRLAACQPALLSVCLSPFGLTGPRAEASAYPLNVYHASGYAQQIPRDALWPEYLVRPPVQAGGRWGEAQAGLLAAVATVACLIRADGPAGGVIDCSKQDALVSMNWTEIVRYLNEGRTVTRLEPWVTFVGGVLPASDGYVQITIMEDHQWRSAMELLGDPEWARAPELSTQPGRLGAWQDVAKRLANETRRHSRTDLYRRGQALGLPIAPVFTLGDVLADESLERRGVWRTVTTPSGEQLRLPRWSTSVRHRAPGAPPRPAAVTPEAGRP